In one window of Nerophis ophidion isolate RoL-2023_Sa linkage group LG05, RoL_Noph_v1.0, whole genome shotgun sequence DNA:
- the LOC133553285 gene encoding claudin-20-like, which yields MLSTAVQILAFGLAVLGVVGATVATLLPNWQVSIKVWSSMVAPMWHTRGLWMDCVWYSAGVFSCTMKNSLLSLPPYLQTTRAAMVLSCIVAAFGLCLASLGLKCTRWGGSHQAKGHTAIAAGACFILASALCIGPASWFTSEVVAAFLSTDLPDGSKYQPGGALCVTFVSAGFLLAGGVIFCLSCPGHGSVQLDYPSPVDPDRFILTREKRRRPKTADMTDMTAQKKTYVFLSKVSPKDLKDSYTLQEYV from the coding sequence ATGCTATCCACCGCCGTGCAGATCCTGGCATTTGGCCTGGCTGTACTGGGCGTGGTGGGTGCCACCGTGGCCACGCTGCTTCCCAACTGGCAGGTGAGCATCAAGGTGTGGTCCAGCATGGTGGCCCCCATGTGGCACACACGGGGGCTGTGGATGGACTGCGTGTGGTACAGCGCCGGAGTCTTCAGCTGCACCATGAAGAACTCCCTCCTGTCCCTGCCCCCTTACCTGCAGACCACCCGGGCCGCCATGGTCCTGTCTTGTATTGTGGCGGCCTTTGGACTGTGCCTGGCCTCTCTGGGCCTCAAGTGCACTCGCTGGGGAGGCAGCCACCAGGCCAAGGGGCACACGGCCATCGCTGCGGGGGCCTGCTTCATCCTGGCCAGTGCACTCTGCATAGGCCCCGCCTCCTGGTTCACCTCGGAGGTTGTTGCCGCCTTTCTGAGCACCGATTTGCCCGACGGCAGCAAATACCAGCCGGGGGGGGCGCTCTGCGTCACCTTTGTCTCTGCCGGCTTCCTTCTGGCTGGGGGGGTTATCTTCTGCCTCTCCTGTCCGGGGCATGGGTCGGTCCAGCTGGACTACCCGTCCCCTGTGGACCCAGACAGATTTATTCTGACCCGAGAGAAGCGGCGCCGTCCAAAAACAGCTGACATGACAGACATGACAGCACAGAAGAAGACCTACGTCTTTCTCTCCAAAGTGTCTCCCAAAGATCTGAAGGACAGTTACACCCTGCAGGAGTACGTCTGA